In a genomic window of Corynebacterium choanae:
- a CDS encoding mechanosensitive ion channel family protein translates to MPPVGYLLDNLWRWAADTGIPLAIVVIIALLVPRIGRFAIRLIENRLIDFRSNEAKSHLALVGTAVYLAQIIIYVFLLILALQILGFSTTGIAIPATVLSAALGFGAQSIIADFLAGFFILTERQFGLGDWVRFQGNGIDVQGDVMKITMRAVHMRTLAGETVIIPNSTARVCINHSNNWARAVVVIPVPLLGSESMAEVVERCVAAGKRALADPVIAEDITGELEVHPPLGLTQPTAVGQPWMVNMRFLVRTYPLCQWAVERTIRTYVVDEFWADYGSATTAEGLIRPTLEEAPEPIASLPGVFGTNGETPVAPASSTDPQTTVLRHGMTGAHHRLTAAEEDTLAAGSAMTDQVSSTADGAQRDAAGRDELHGASHIPRHRVRSARAALKAAAGKHSPDKSPMGPGGGSRKPRDTPPDMGPGAGIALIRPERFNPDGTPEDVGETTWLSIGGKKKQAGTGLLSLGGRVRNSTTVLVAMLIGLLLLDGLTYQSENEEVRGVLAPPPAAYQPQRTTTSQPAPVSGQDGQESEPADGSSVSSTASTTPATDGANAGDGEKDTQGSSTRDPNNPAAGDNPAEANQPQPGEAASTTSSTTSAQPATPEEPSTDTGTTSGSDTGTTTVDDGAPVAPAAESAPPEAAAPQSDNAAE, encoded by the coding sequence ATGCCTCCTGTTGGATATTTGCTCGACAATCTGTGGCGGTGGGCGGCCGATACCGGCATTCCACTGGCCATCGTGGTGATCATCGCACTGCTGGTGCCACGCATCGGCCGGTTTGCGATCCGTCTCATTGAAAACCGTCTTATTGATTTTCGCTCGAACGAAGCCAAGAGCCATCTTGCGCTCGTCGGTACCGCTGTGTATCTCGCGCAGATCATCATCTATGTGTTTCTGCTCATTTTGGCGTTGCAGATCCTCGGATTTTCCACCACCGGTATTGCGATCCCAGCCACTGTACTTTCAGCAGCGTTAGGTTTCGGCGCCCAGTCAATCATCGCGGACTTCCTCGCTGGTTTTTTCATCCTCACCGAGCGCCAATTCGGTTTAGGTGACTGGGTTCGTTTCCAAGGCAACGGAATCGACGTGCAAGGCGACGTGATGAAAATTACGATGCGCGCCGTGCATATGCGCACCCTCGCCGGGGAAACAGTCATTATTCCGAACTCGACTGCCCGGGTGTGTATCAACCATTCCAATAACTGGGCACGCGCGGTGGTGGTAATCCCTGTTCCACTGCTCGGATCAGAGTCGATGGCTGAGGTGGTGGAGCGTTGTGTTGCCGCCGGCAAGCGGGCGCTCGCCGATCCGGTCATTGCTGAGGACATCACCGGCGAATTGGAAGTGCATCCACCGTTGGGACTCACCCAGCCTACGGCTGTCGGCCAGCCATGGATGGTCAATATGCGTTTTTTGGTGCGCACCTATCCGCTGTGCCAGTGGGCAGTTGAGCGAACTATTCGCACCTATGTGGTGGACGAGTTTTGGGCGGACTATGGTTCAGCTACTACCGCCGAAGGGCTTATCCGTCCCACGCTGGAGGAAGCCCCAGAACCGATCGCCTCACTGCCGGGGGTATTCGGTACCAATGGTGAGACACCAGTAGCACCAGCCTCTAGCACTGATCCGCAGACCACCGTGCTGCGCCACGGGATGACTGGTGCACATCACCGCCTCACTGCAGCAGAGGAAGACACCCTGGCTGCTGGAAGTGCTATGACCGACCAGGTCTCGTCGACAGCAGATGGTGCACAGCGTGACGCCGCTGGTCGTGATGAACTGCACGGGGCGTCACATATTCCCCGCCATCGGGTGCGTTCCGCCCGGGCGGCGTTGAAAGCGGCAGCGGGCAAACATTCCCCTGATAAATCACCGATGGGCCCGGGCGGCGGGTCACGCAAACCCCGCGACACCCCACCCGATATGGGTCCGGGTGCCGGAATTGCGCTGATTCGACCAGAACGGTTCAACCCTGATGGCACCCCGGAAGATGTTGGGGAGACGACGTGGCTTTCCATCGGTGGAAAAAAGAAACAGGCCGGTACTGGGTTGTTGTCGCTGGGTGGCCGAGTCCGGAACTCCACGACGGTGCTGGTGGCGATGTTGATTGGTTTGCTGCTGCTCGACGGATTGACCTATCAGTCGGAAAATGAGGAGGTGCGTGGTGTGCTTGCACCACCGCCGGCTGCCTATCAGCCGCAGCGCACCACCACAAGCCAACCAGCACCAGTATCTGGGCAAGATGGGCAAGAATCAGAACCTGCTGATGGGTCGAGTGTCTCGTCAACTGCAAGCACTACCCCTGCAACAGACGGAGCAAACGCTGGCGACGGCGAAAAAGACACGCAGGGATCTTCCACCCGCGACCCGAATAATCCCGCCGCTGGAGATAATCCGGCAGAGGCAAATCAGCCCCAACCCGGCGAGGCGGCAAGTACAACCAGCAGCACTACCTCGGCGCAACCGGCGACCCCGGAGGAACCATCCACTGATACTGGGACAACAAGTGGCAGTGATACTGGCACAACCACCGTGGACGACGGTGCACCTGTTGCCCCCGCAGCAGAGTCTGCGCCACCAGAGGCGGCAGCACCCCAGTCGGACAACGCCGCCGAGTAG
- the ilvD gene encoding dihydroxy-acid dehydratase encodes MIPLRSKTTTAGRQAAGARALWRATGMTDDDFGKPIIAIANSYTQFVPGHVHLKDVGEIVAEAIRAAGGVAKEFHTIAVDDGIAMGHGGMLYSLPSREIIADSVEYMVNAHTADALVCISNCDKITPGMLNAALRLNIPTVFVSGGPMEAGKAVVVDGVAHAPTDLVTAISASASEEVDDTGLAQVEASACPTCGSCSGMFTANSMNCLTEALGLSLPGNGSTLATHAARKALFSQAGSTIVELCRRYYGSGDESVLPRNIATREAFDNAMALDMAMGGSTNTVLHILAAAQEAEVDFTLADIDALSRKVGCLAKVSPNSDYHMEDVHRAGGIPAILGELYRAGLLHTDVHAVHADSLEQWLAAWDIRGDQPSDAALELFHAAPGGVRTTTPFSTENRWDSLDTDAVGGCIRDVEHAYTADGGLAVLTGNLAEHGAIIKAAGIDESLWEFTGPARVVESQEEAVSVILKREIQPGEVLVVRYEGPSGGPGMQEMLHPTAFLKGAGLGKQCALVTDGRFSGGSSGLSVGHISPEAAHGGVIGLVRDGDMITINVHTRALTVDVSAEELAKRREAELARPRPFTPRDRNRPVTRALRAYAQLATSADKGAVRRLADDH; translated from the coding sequence ATGATTCCGCTGCGATCAAAAACCACTACTGCTGGCCGGCAGGCGGCTGGGGCACGTGCCCTGTGGCGGGCAACCGGCATGACCGATGACGACTTCGGCAAACCGATTATTGCGATCGCGAACTCCTACACCCAGTTCGTTCCCGGGCATGTGCATCTCAAGGATGTGGGTGAAATCGTCGCCGAGGCGATTCGCGCCGCCGGTGGGGTGGCGAAAGAATTCCACACCATCGCTGTTGATGATGGAATTGCGATGGGGCATGGCGGCATGTTGTATTCGCTGCCGTCCAGGGAAATCATTGCTGACAGTGTGGAATATATGGTCAATGCACACACCGCTGACGCCCTGGTGTGTATCTCAAACTGCGACAAGATCACCCCCGGAATGCTAAATGCTGCCCTGCGGCTCAACATCCCCACGGTGTTTGTCTCGGGCGGACCGATGGAAGCGGGCAAAGCGGTGGTGGTTGACGGGGTTGCCCACGCCCCCACCGATCTTGTGACTGCGATTTCTGCGTCTGCCTCTGAGGAAGTCGACGATACTGGGCTTGCCCAGGTGGAAGCTTCTGCCTGTCCCACCTGTGGTTCCTGCTCTGGGATGTTTACCGCGAATTCGATGAACTGCCTCACTGAGGCGCTGGGGCTTTCGCTTCCCGGTAACGGTTCGACGTTGGCCACCCATGCTGCCCGAAAAGCATTATTCTCCCAGGCTGGCAGCACTATCGTCGAGTTGTGTCGCCGCTACTATGGCAGCGGTGATGAGTCGGTGCTGCCGCGCAATATTGCTACCCGGGAAGCATTCGACAATGCCATGGCACTCGACATGGCTATGGGTGGTTCCACCAATACAGTGCTGCATATTTTAGCTGCCGCACAAGAGGCGGAAGTGGACTTTACCTTGGCCGATATTGATGCACTGTCCCGAAAAGTGGGCTGTTTGGCTAAGGTGTCCCCGAACTCGGACTATCACATGGAAGATGTGCACCGTGCCGGTGGTATTCCGGCGATTCTTGGGGAGCTGTACCGTGCCGGTTTGCTGCACACTGATGTTCATGCGGTGCACGCGGACTCTCTGGAGCAGTGGCTCGCCGCCTGGGATATCCGCGGGGACCAGCCGTCGGACGCTGCACTTGAACTCTTCCATGCGGCACCGGGTGGGGTGCGCACCACCACTCCATTTTCGACGGAGAATCGGTGGGACAGTCTCGATACCGACGCGGTGGGGGGCTGTATCCGTGACGTGGAACATGCATACACCGCCGACGGCGGATTGGCGGTGCTCACCGGTAATCTCGCGGAACATGGGGCAATTATTAAAGCCGCAGGTATCGATGAGTCTCTGTGGGAGTTCACCGGCCCTGCCCGAGTGGTGGAATCCCAGGAGGAGGCGGTAAGTGTTATTTTGAAACGTGAAATTCAGCCGGGTGAAGTGCTGGTGGTTCGCTATGAAGGCCCCTCTGGTGGTCCTGGTATGCAAGAGATGCTGCATCCGACCGCATTTTTGAAAGGTGCCGGTTTGGGTAAGCAGTGTGCGCTGGTTACTGATGGTCGTTTCTCTGGTGGGTCGTCCGGTTTGTCGGTGGGTCATATTTCGCCGGAGGCAGCCCACGGCGGCGTCATCGGGCTGGTTCGCGATGGGGACATGATCACGATCAATGTGCATACCCGGGCTCTTACCGTTGACGTGTCTGCCGAAGAATTAGCGAAACGGAGAGAAGCAGAACTTGCCCGTCCGCGGCCGTTTACCCCGCGGGATCGCAACCGGCCAGTAACCCGAGCCTTGCGGGCTTATGCCCAATTGGCTACTTCGGCAGATAAAGGCGCGGTGCGACGCCTTGCCGACGATCACTAA
- a CDS encoding DoxX family membrane protein, whose protein sequence is MTDPKPTPKPGRFSSGEPINQGELPPVSNGYSAAGRVEPQRIDPIADAPTTVFAANTTPPVATVATDHTPTTTMPVVTDATVESETALPTAVDPAAGKRGTMDFGLLLLRLFFGGYLLLTATLVLFGQGGRSLAGLRDSFSGYAQPEILVLLMPILALAAGLFLLLGLLTPFAAALGVITTGFFAMHAIAISDHSGNLLYWEDTVWLQLALFAMAVALQFTGPGRVSADFSRGWAKRPLASSWLFFVIGVAAAVALWWFTAGVNPLQGIAG, encoded by the coding sequence ATGACTGACCCCAAGCCAACCCCAAAACCTGGCCGGTTTAGCTCCGGCGAACCGATCAATCAAGGGGAGCTGCCGCCCGTATCGAACGGATATTCAGCAGCTGGACGAGTAGAACCCCAACGCATCGATCCGATTGCTGACGCCCCCACCACGGTGTTTGCTGCTAACACCACCCCGCCGGTTGCAACAGTCGCCACCGATCACACCCCAACCACCACCATGCCGGTGGTCACCGATGCGACCGTTGAGAGTGAAACTGCGCTGCCTACAGCCGTCGATCCTGCTGCAGGCAAACGCGGCACCATGGACTTTGGGCTCCTATTGCTGCGCCTATTCTTCGGCGGCTATCTGCTGCTGACCGCCACCTTGGTGCTTTTTGGGCAAGGTGGTCGTTCACTCGCTGGTCTGCGGGATTCGTTCAGCGGCTACGCCCAGCCGGAGATCCTCGTATTGCTCATGCCAATTCTTGCATTGGCTGCCGGATTATTCCTGCTCCTCGGCCTCCTCACCCCGTTTGCTGCCGCCCTCGGCGTGATCACAACCGGCTTTTTCGCAATGCACGCCATTGCTATCTCCGACCATTCCGGGAATCTGCTCTACTGGGAAGATACTGTGTGGCTCCAGCTTGCCCTGTTTGCCATGGCAGTAGCCTTACAATTCACCGGCCCTGGACGGGTGAGTGCTGACTTCTCCCGCGGCTGGGCGAAGCGGCCGCTTGCCTCATCCTGGTTATTCTTTGTGATCGGTGTCGCCGCCGCAGTAGCACTGTGGTGGTTTACCGCCGGTGTCAATCCTCTCCAAGGGATCGCCGGATAA
- a CDS encoding PH domain-containing protein codes for MSAAQSSLPVHDAPTFPVDFHPDRTHLLSAFVMTCILLLVIGVRPEETAGLGFDSRWLLLLLVGPALFVYWVLRARTRVTATGITTRPAFAAGHTASWEQIEGIQFRKSKALLQVSDQEPFPLPGVTFNSLTKLAAASNGRIPDVINEGYAAATNKVVIMRKDGRQIIVSREEYEARQQAAQHSAQQ; via the coding sequence ATGTCTGCTGCCCAATCGTCACTGCCGGTACATGATGCACCAACCTTTCCGGTGGACTTTCATCCCGACCGCACCCATTTGCTGTCCGCATTCGTGATGACCTGTATTTTGTTGCTGGTTATTGGGGTTCGCCCGGAAGAAACAGCAGGTTTAGGGTTCGATTCTCGGTGGCTGCTGTTGCTCCTGGTAGGACCTGCGCTGTTTGTCTACTGGGTGCTGCGTGCTCGTACGCGAGTCACCGCCACGGGCATCACCACCCGTCCCGCGTTTGCTGCCGGCCACACTGCTTCCTGGGAACAGATCGAAGGTATCCAATTCCGCAAGTCGAAGGCACTCCTCCAAGTCAGCGATCAGGAACCTTTCCCACTGCCAGGGGTGACATTTAATTCCTTAACGAAGCTTGCCGCAGCCTCAAATGGGCGTATCCCTGATGTCATCAATGAAGGCTACGCGGCGGCCACCAATAAGGTCGTCATCATGCGGAAAGACGGCCGCCAAATCATTGTGTCGCGCGAAGAATATGAAGCCCGTCAGCAGGCCGCACAGCACAGCGCGCAGCAGTAG